From Kogia breviceps isolate mKogBre1 chromosome 2, mKogBre1 haplotype 1, whole genome shotgun sequence, one genomic window encodes:
- the LOC131750483 gene encoding uncharacterized protein, which yields MEKPLNTNTITIIGEMEGQRTEGREQKESERQRAGEGGSALLARGLRQQPCSLGVRAPPFVAPRVGSAGGGARVSETPARVVAPCSSSGPPPARQRLRQPPPRPNLTGVGVLSSCPLQPAGGEPRPAIPGPRPVSVLAMGKVGAGGGSSAGPSALLAGAGLAVLQVPGTCGGGSCWFLWYRSADPGDPLTRCREDGLLPSPSLPERCDVSRCGRNGSSRP from the exons ATGGAGAAACCCCTAAATACaaacaccatcaccatcatcggAGAGATGGAGGGACAG AGAACagaaggaagagaacaaaaggagaGCGAGAGGCAGCGCGCGGGAGAGGGAGGGTCGGCACTGCTTGCCCGGGGTCTCCGCCAGCAGCCGTGCTCTCTCGGAGTGCGTGCCCCGCCCTTTGTGGCCCCACGCGTGGGCTCCGCAGGCGGCGGCGCCCGGGTCTCCGAGACTCCAGCCCGCGTGGTGGCGCCTTGCTCCTCGTCGGGGCCGCCACCTGCTCGTCAGCGCCTCCGCCAGCCCCCACCGCGGCCCAACTTGACTGGAGTTGGGGTCCTGAGCTCCTGCCCCCTACAGCCGGCCGGCGGAGAGCCCCGCCCCGCCATCCCAGGTCCGAGACCCGTTTCCGTTCTCGCGATGGGAAAAGTTGGCGCCGGCGGCGGCTCCTCAGCCGGGCCGAGCGCGCTCCTCGCCGGCGCGGGGCTCGCCGTCCTCCAGGTACCCGGCACCTGTGGCGGCGGCTCCTGCTGGTTCCTGTGGTACCGGAGTGCCGACCCCGGGGATCCCCTCACCCGTTGCCGCGAGGACGGGCTCCTACCATCCCCTTCCCTTCCCGAGCGGTGCGACGTGAGCAGGTGCGGACGGAACGGCAGTAGCCGCCCCTAG